One segment of Streptomyces sp. YIM 121038 DNA contains the following:
- a CDS encoding type 1 glutamine amidotransferase domain-containing protein, which produces MSKRILVVLSEYGYWGEELVGPIEAFDARGYRTTFMTPHGKRAQALPPSLDSEYIDPPLGRAVTSRDMARRARALDDSSRLDNPLSLAEMIPERPYYSALNHLRELESYHSNLAAAVQELLGGFDALVIVGGSGPIVDLANNERLHELILAFARADKPILAECYGVAALAFARDWDARASLLWGKHVTGHPKEYDYKDGTGFVGVDFNMGPPPYPLEYILRDATGPGGAFHGNVGKEVSVVVDFPFITARSTPDSVTAGEMLIEVLESGLRRYGW; this is translated from the coding sequence GTGTCCAAACGCATCCTGGTCGTGCTTTCCGAATACGGCTACTGGGGCGAGGAACTCGTGGGCCCAATCGAGGCTTTCGACGCACGCGGGTATCGCACCACGTTCATGACTCCGCACGGCAAGCGGGCGCAGGCCCTGCCGCCCAGTCTCGATTCCGAGTACATCGACCCACCGCTGGGCCGTGCGGTCACCTCGCGGGACATGGCCCGCCGCGCGAGGGCGCTGGATGACTCCAGCCGTCTGGACAATCCCCTGAGCCTGGCGGAGATGATCCCCGAGCGCCCGTACTACAGCGCGCTGAACCACCTGCGGGAGCTGGAGAGTTACCACAGCAACCTGGCGGCGGCCGTGCAGGAGCTGCTGGGCGGCTTCGACGCGCTGGTCATCGTCGGCGGCAGCGGCCCGATCGTGGACCTGGCCAACAACGAGCGGCTGCACGAGCTGATCCTGGCCTTCGCCCGGGCCGACAAGCCGATCCTGGCCGAGTGCTACGGCGTGGCCGCGCTCGCCTTCGCCCGGGACTGGGACGCGCGGGCCAGCCTGCTGTGGGGCAAGCACGTCACCGGTCACCCCAAGGAGTACGACTACAAGGACGGCACCGGGTTCGTGGGGGTCGACTTCAACATGGGGCCGCCGCCCTACCCGCTGGAGTACATCCTGCGCGATGCCACCGGCCCCGGCGGCGCCTTCCACGGCAACGTCGGCAAGGAGGTCTCGGTCGTCGTGGACTTCCCGTTCATCACCGCGCGCTCCACGCCGGACTCGGTGACGGCCGG
- a CDS encoding acyltransferase, producing the protein MAAAVAVVRPHRLPSLTGMRFAAAASVFAFHASFAGVFADAGTQHRLAQVLAKAGWVGVSFFFVLSGFVLTWSARPAERAHRFWRRRLAKIYPSHLVTALAAFVLLAATAAAPGPGAVAVNVTLLQSFFPQPHLYVSGNPVSWSLSCELLFYLAFPLLWRALRALPARALVPVAAGLAAVVTALPAAVALLPATPALVLPDGTTGQWQYWLLYVFPPVRAAEFALGMVVARIVREGRWRGPRPLPAALLLGAGYVLATQLPYLAGLVAATVVPIALLIGALAHADATGRPTPLAGPVWVRLGELSFALYLVHRLVLIHGHQALGRRAFSTPAALLVLAAAFTVSLLLAALLYHAVEKPAMRLLAVSAKHRENTPAIPAEIRRLGQLAGMKRHSLPAPEGLRMLKPLPGQRRPPKGVDDERPRRP; encoded by the coding sequence ATGGCCGCCGCTGTCGCTGTCGTCCGCCCGCACCGCCTGCCCTCCCTGACCGGCATGCGCTTCGCCGCCGCCGCCTCGGTGTTCGCCTTCCACGCCTCCTTCGCGGGCGTCTTCGCCGACGCGGGCACCCAGCACCGCCTGGCCCAGGTGCTGGCCAAGGCGGGCTGGGTGGGGGTGTCGTTCTTCTTCGTGCTCAGCGGCTTCGTGCTGACCTGGTCGGCCCGGCCCGCCGAGCGCGCGCACCGCTTCTGGCGGCGCCGCCTCGCCAAGATCTACCCCAGCCACCTGGTGACCGCCCTGGCCGCCTTCGTCCTGCTCGCCGCCACCGCCGCGGCCCCCGGCCCCGGCGCGGTAGCGGTCAACGTGACGCTGCTGCAGTCCTTCTTCCCCCAGCCGCACCTGTACGTCAGCGGCAACCCGGTCAGCTGGTCGCTCTCCTGCGAGCTGCTGTTCTACCTGGCCTTCCCGCTGCTGTGGCGGGCCCTGCGCGCGCTGCCCGCCCGCGCCCTGGTGCCCGTGGCCGCGGGCCTGGCGGCGGTGGTGACGGCCCTGCCCGCCGCCGTCGCGCTGCTGCCCGCCACCCCGGCCCTGGTGCTGCCCGACGGCACCACCGGCCAGTGGCAGTACTGGCTGCTGTACGTCTTCCCGCCGGTGCGCGCGGCGGAGTTCGCGCTGGGCATGGTCGTGGCTCGGATCGTGCGCGAGGGCCGCTGGCGGGGCCCGCGCCCGCTGCCCGCGGCCCTGCTGCTGGGCGCCGGCTATGTGCTGGCCACCCAGCTGCCCTACCTGGCCGGGCTGGTGGCCGCCACCGTCGTGCCGATCGCCCTGCTGATCGGCGCCCTGGCCCACGCCGATGCCACCGGGCGCCCCACCCCCCTGGCCGGGCCCGTGTGGGTCCGCCTGGGCGAGCTGTCCTTCGCGCTGTACCTGGTGCACCGCCTGGTCCTCATCCACGGCCACCAGGCGCTGGGGCGGCGCGCGTTCAGCACCCCGGCCGCCCTGCTCGTTCTGGCCGCCGCCTTCACGGTGAGCCTGCTCCTTGCCGCGCTGCTTTACCACGCGGTGGAAAAACCCGCGATGCGCCTGCTCGCGGTGTCCGCGAAACACCGCGAGAACACCCCGGCAATTCCCGCGGAAATCCGGCGACTTGGGCAACTTGCCGGGATGAAAAGGCATTCCTTGCCCGCGCCGGAAGGCCTCAGAATGCTGAAACCCTTGCCAGGTCAACGACGACCGCCCAAGGGGGTGGACGATGAGCGGCCCCGCCGCCCCTGA
- the treS gene encoding maltose alpha-D-glucosyltransferase, with protein sequence MPVTPSTKAVTDPPDWYKRAVFYEVLVRSFKDSDGDGVGDLQGLTSQLDYLQWLGVDCLWLPPFFQSPLRDGGYDVSDYRAVQPEFGTLEDFRALLEAAHARGLRIITDFVMNHTSDQHAWFKASRADPEGPYGDYYVWADDDEKYPDARIIFVDTETSNWTFDPVRKQYYWHRFFSHQPDLNFDNPAVQDEIISALRFWLDLGIDGFRLDAVPYLYAAEGTNCENLPATHAFLKRVREVIDTHYPGRILLAEANQWPEDVVDYFGDYERGGDECHMAFHFPLMPRLFMAVRKESKFPVSEILAKTPKLPAACQWGLFLRNHDELTLETVTDEERDYMYAEYAKDPRMRANIGIRRRLAPLLENDRDQIELFTALLLSLPGSPILYYGDEIGMGDNIWLGDRDAVRTPMQWTPDRNAGFSDGDPASLTLPTNLGPVYGYPAVNVESQRDNRASLLRWTRRMLAARRRHHKAFGLGDFEEIPTSNAAVLAYVRRHFDEDGHPTEMLCVNNLSRHPQPVELDLRAYNGVVPVEVTGQTTFPAIGPRPYQLSLTGHSFYWFCVCRHGATR encoded by the coding sequence GTGCCCGTCACCCCGTCCACCAAGGCGGTGACCGACCCTCCCGACTGGTACAAGCGGGCGGTGTTCTACGAGGTGCTGGTGCGCTCCTTCAAGGACAGCGACGGCGACGGCGTCGGCGACCTGCAGGGGCTGACCTCCCAGCTGGACTATCTGCAGTGGCTGGGCGTGGACTGCCTGTGGCTGCCGCCGTTCTTCCAGTCGCCGCTGCGCGACGGCGGCTACGACGTGTCCGACTACCGCGCGGTGCAGCCCGAGTTCGGCACCCTGGAGGACTTCCGCGCCCTGCTGGAGGCCGCCCACGCGCGCGGCCTGCGCATCATCACCGACTTCGTGATGAACCACACCAGCGACCAGCACGCCTGGTTCAAGGCCTCGCGCGCCGACCCCGAAGGCCCCTACGGCGACTACTACGTGTGGGCCGACGACGACGAGAAGTACCCCGACGCCCGCATCATCTTCGTCGACACCGAAACCTCCAACTGGACCTTCGACCCGGTGCGCAAGCAGTACTACTGGCACCGCTTCTTCTCCCACCAGCCCGATCTGAACTTCGACAACCCGGCCGTCCAGGACGAGATCATCTCCGCCCTCAGATTCTGGCTCGACCTGGGCATCGACGGCTTCCGCCTGGACGCCGTGCCCTATCTGTACGCGGCCGAGGGCACCAACTGCGAGAACCTGCCCGCCACCCACGCCTTCCTCAAGCGGGTGCGCGAGGTCATCGACACCCACTACCCCGGCCGCATCCTGCTGGCCGAGGCCAACCAGTGGCCCGAGGACGTCGTGGACTACTTCGGCGACTACGAACGCGGCGGCGACGAATGCCACATGGCCTTCCACTTCCCGCTCATGCCGCGCCTGTTCATGGCCGTGCGCAAGGAGTCGAAGTTCCCCGTCTCGGAGATCCTCGCCAAGACCCCCAAACTCCCCGCCGCCTGCCAGTGGGGCCTGTTCCTGCGCAACCACGACGAGCTGACCCTGGAGACGGTCACCGACGAGGAACGCGACTACATGTACGCGGAGTACGCCAAGGACCCGCGCATGCGCGCCAACATCGGCATCCGCCGCCGGCTCGCGCCCCTGCTGGAGAACGACCGCGACCAGATCGAGCTGTTCACCGCGCTGCTGCTCTCCCTGCCCGGCTCGCCGATCCTCTACTACGGCGACGAGATCGGCATGGGCGACAACATCTGGCTGGGCGACCGCGACGCGGTGCGCACCCCCATGCAGTGGACGCCCGACCGCAACGCCGGGTTCTCCGACGGCGACCCGGCCAGCCTGACCCTGCCCACCAACCTGGGCCCCGTCTACGGCTACCCGGCCGTCAACGTGGAGAGCCAGCGCGACAACCGCGCCTCCCTGCTGCGCTGGACGCGCCGCATGCTGGCCGCCCGGCGCCGCCACCACAAGGCCTTCGGCCTGGGCGACTTCGAGGAGATACCCACCTCCAACGCCGCGGTCCTGGCCTATGTGCGCCGCCACTTCGACGAGGACGGCCACCCCACCGAGATGCTGTGCGTCAACAACCTCTCGCGCCACCCCCAGCCGGTCGAACTCGACCTGCGCGCCTACAACGGCGTCGTCCCGGTGGAGGTCACCGGCCAGACCACCTTCCCCGCCATCGGCCCGCGCCCCTACCAGCTGAGCCTGACCGGCCACAGCTTCTACTGGTTCTGCGTGTGCCGCCACGGAGCGACCCGGTGA
- a CDS encoding DsbA family protein: protein MSLTIDVWFDYLCPFSVMTGKVIADTGLAQDHAVRWRPYELHPGGIPAGGKKDYPQGVWENSVVPMADRLGVPFTTAPSGPLPRTDLAMHGHTFAWRHGAGHAYDTAVFDAYFHHDQDIADLDTLAALAGESGLDRGRFTSWTASPEAAEHHRATQEEARAAHRIHTVPTLVIGSWRTEGVPDAARLLRAVHTLHARSRVPA, encoded by the coding sequence ATGTCCCTCACTATCGACGTCTGGTTCGACTATCTGTGCCCCTTCTCCGTCATGACGGGCAAAGTGATCGCCGATACCGGCCTCGCCCAGGACCACGCCGTGCGCTGGCGCCCCTACGAACTGCACCCCGGGGGCATACCGGCCGGCGGCAAGAAGGACTATCCGCAAGGCGTCTGGGAGAATTCCGTGGTGCCCATGGCCGACCGGCTCGGCGTGCCCTTCACCACCGCCCCCTCCGGGCCGCTGCCGCGCACCGACCTGGCCATGCACGGGCACACCTTCGCCTGGCGCCACGGCGCCGGACACGCCTACGACACGGCCGTCTTCGATGCCTACTTCCACCACGACCAGGACATCGCCGACCTGGACACCCTGGCCGCCCTGGCCGGCGAGAGCGGCCTGGACCGCGGCCGGTTCACCTCCTGGACCGCCTCCCCGGAGGCGGCCGAACACCACCGCGCCACCCAGGAGGAGGCCCGGGCCGCCCACCGCATCCACACCGTGCCGACCCTGGTCATCGGCTCCTGGCGCACCGAGGGCGTCCCCGACGCCGCCCGCCTGCTGCGCGCCGTGCACACCCTGCACGCCCGCAGCCGCGTACCGGCCTGA
- a CDS encoding MarR family transcriptional regulator — protein sequence MRAETAGRRGGQQVPSMELAQLAARLCAALDATTNSRVAQHGLTRADYDVLAALRGAGGELRLKPTELAARCRLSSGGTSNVLRRMSESGYVVREADLADGRSAWAQLTEEGLLITSRIQDGVAAVQERRLALLPPGAVDALSALLAQAAEVLEAPE from the coding sequence GTGAGGGCTGAGACGGCCGGGCGGCGCGGCGGGCAGCAGGTGCCCTCCATGGAGCTGGCGCAGCTCGCGGCGCGGCTGTGTGCCGCACTGGATGCCACCACCAACAGCAGGGTGGCCCAGCACGGGCTGACCCGGGCGGACTACGACGTGCTGGCCGCGCTGCGCGGTGCGGGCGGTGAGCTGCGGCTCAAGCCCACCGAGCTGGCGGCGCGCTGCCGGCTCTCCTCGGGCGGCACCAGCAATGTGCTGCGCCGGATGTCGGAGTCGGGCTATGTGGTGCGCGAGGCCGATCTGGCCGACGGGCGCAGCGCCTGGGCCCAGCTGACCGAGGAGGGCCTGCTGATCACCTCGCGGATCCAGGACGGGGTCGCGGCCGTGCAGGAGCGCCGCCTGGCGCTGCTGCCGCCGGGCGCGGTGGACGCGCTGTCGGCGCTGCTGGCCCAGGCCGCCGAGGTCCTCGAGGCGCCCGAGTAA
- the galU gene encoding UTP--glucose-1-phosphate uridylyltransferase GalU, whose product MNVASVGITKAVVPVAGLGTRFLPATKATPKEMLPVVDKPAIQYVVEEAVSAGMSDILMVTGRNKRPLEDHFDRNHELEETLRRKGDADRLQRVSAPTDLADIHYIRQGDPRGLGHAVLCAARHVGAEPFAVLLGDDLIDPRDPLLAQMAQVQAQHGGSVVALMEVDPAQTHLYGCARLRPGAGGDVVAIADLVEKPEPGTAPSNYAVIGRYVLAPEIFQALRTTAPGRGGEIQLTDALRTLAATASAGPVHGVVFRGRRYDTGDRADYLRATVRLAWEREDLGPEFRSWLRDFVAQHSLASAA is encoded by the coding sequence ATGAATGTCGCGTCTGTCGGTATTACCAAGGCAGTTGTTCCCGTCGCGGGCCTGGGCACCCGATTCCTCCCGGCGACCAAGGCCACGCCCAAGGAAATGCTTCCGGTCGTGGACAAACCCGCTATCCAATACGTCGTCGAGGAAGCGGTGTCCGCAGGAATGTCCGACATCCTCATGGTGACCGGGCGCAACAAGCGGCCGCTGGAGGACCACTTCGACCGCAACCACGAACTGGAGGAGACCCTGCGCCGCAAGGGCGACGCCGACCGCCTGCAGCGGGTCAGCGCCCCCACGGACCTCGCCGACATCCACTACATCCGCCAGGGCGACCCGCGCGGCCTGGGCCACGCCGTGCTGTGCGCGGCCCGCCACGTGGGCGCCGAGCCCTTCGCGGTGCTCCTGGGCGATGACCTCATCGACCCGCGCGACCCGCTGCTCGCCCAGATGGCCCAGGTCCAGGCCCAGCACGGCGGCAGCGTGGTGGCCCTGATGGAGGTCGACCCCGCCCAGACCCACCTGTACGGCTGCGCCCGCCTGCGCCCGGGCGCAGGCGGCGACGTGGTGGCCATCGCCGACCTGGTGGAAAAACCGGAACCGGGCACCGCCCCCAGCAACTACGCGGTCATCGGCCGCTACGTCCTGGCCCCGGAGATCTTCCAGGCGCTGCGCACCACCGCGCCGGGCCGCGGCGGCGAGATCCAGCTCACCGACGCACTGCGCACCCTGGCCGCGACCGCGTCGGCCGGACCGGTGCACGGCGTGGTCTTCCGCGGCCGGCGCTACGACACCGGCGACCGCGCCGACTACCTGCGCGCCACCGTGCGCCTGGCCTGGGAGCGCGAGGACCTGGGCCCGGAATTCCGCTCCTGGCTGCGCGACTTCGTGGCGCAGCACTCGCTGGCCTCCGCGGCCTGA